One Pelagicoccus sp. SDUM812003 genomic window carries:
- the menD gene encoding 2-succinyl-5-enolpyruvyl-6-hydroxy-3-cyclohexene-1-carboxylic-acid synthase, with protein MPGGFPNQTTQWASVLVETLRRKGVEYAVTCPGSRSSPLTFAFARCHGVEAIPILDERSAGFFALGLAKRSGKPVALVCTSGSAVANFFPAVVEASELGIPMIVLTTDRPPELRHCAAGQTIDQLKFFGGYVRSSIELAVPENDLELLRYLRQTVAHQVDKALHGDPGPVQINAPFRDPLTPTEVEGFQPRLEPSELASFCSQVALQQVAPTGEWSLPDEWSQCGEGIILVGPNAPVDEASWLSNVGALADALQWPLLADGMNPIRYRAKDFPSLVSGYEFLLRSDRLRDELKPKRVLVLGSYPTCKLLRSWLAKLDLPTLILAERSRNLDATHSRSQTVALDLAKTAVSAPTRESGAFLEAWLAADARTMGLLSDRMQAESAFFEGKLAWMLGSILPENSTLCVSNSMPPRDLEFYLPKNDRRVRVFSSRGANGIDGILSTALGVAHRQGPAYLLIGDLALLHDSNGALIRNVFRGSLTLLLLNNAGGGIFEALPAARFDDVFEKHFATDQAIDFANWARTYGFEHRRVDSWSELAKLVPQTKPGIRILEITTNRKRDVETRRLWFSEISEAL; from the coding sequence ATGCCGGGCGGTTTTCCAAATCAAACGACTCAATGGGCGAGCGTGCTTGTGGAAACGCTGCGCCGCAAAGGGGTTGAATACGCGGTCACCTGCCCCGGCTCTCGAAGTTCTCCGCTCACTTTCGCCTTCGCCCGTTGCCATGGGGTCGAGGCCATCCCGATTCTCGATGAGCGGTCGGCGGGCTTTTTCGCTCTGGGACTTGCCAAGCGAAGCGGCAAGCCTGTCGCGCTGGTGTGCACGTCTGGATCGGCCGTGGCGAATTTCTTCCCAGCGGTGGTGGAAGCTAGCGAGCTCGGTATCCCGATGATCGTACTGACCACGGATCGTCCGCCGGAGCTGCGGCACTGCGCTGCGGGCCAGACCATAGATCAGCTGAAGTTCTTTGGTGGATACGTCAGAAGCTCGATCGAGCTGGCGGTACCGGAAAACGACTTGGAGCTGCTGCGCTATCTCAGGCAGACAGTGGCCCACCAGGTGGACAAGGCGCTGCATGGCGATCCCGGGCCGGTGCAGATCAACGCGCCTTTTCGCGACCCGCTAACTCCGACGGAAGTAGAAGGATTTCAACCGCGCCTCGAACCATCGGAGCTGGCTTCGTTCTGTTCCCAGGTGGCGCTGCAGCAAGTCGCGCCGACCGGCGAGTGGTCGTTGCCCGATGAGTGGAGTCAGTGCGGAGAGGGCATCATCTTGGTTGGGCCGAACGCTCCGGTAGACGAAGCGTCCTGGCTTTCGAATGTCGGAGCCTTGGCGGACGCTTTGCAATGGCCGCTTCTAGCCGATGGTATGAATCCCATCCGCTACCGAGCGAAGGATTTTCCGTCGTTGGTCAGTGGATACGAATTCCTTCTGCGCTCGGATCGATTGCGCGACGAGTTGAAGCCGAAGCGCGTGCTTGTGTTGGGAAGCTATCCCACCTGCAAGCTGCTGCGCTCCTGGCTGGCGAAACTGGATCTGCCGACGCTGATCCTTGCGGAGCGGTCTCGGAATCTGGATGCGACGCACTCCCGATCGCAAACCGTGGCGCTCGATCTCGCCAAGACAGCGGTTTCGGCCCCCACGCGCGAAAGCGGAGCGTTTCTCGAGGCCTGGCTCGCTGCGGATGCCCGGACGATGGGTCTGCTCAGCGATCGCATGCAGGCTGAAAGCGCCTTCTTCGAGGGCAAGCTCGCTTGGATGTTGGGATCGATCCTGCCCGAAAACTCGACCCTATGCGTTTCCAACAGCATGCCGCCGCGCGATCTGGAGTTCTACCTGCCCAAGAACGACCGTCGGGTTCGGGTCTTCAGTTCGCGTGGAGCCAATGGTATCGATGGAATACTGTCCACCGCATTGGGAGTGGCCCATCGGCAGGGGCCTGCCTATCTGCTGATCGGCGACCTCGCATTGCTGCACGATAGCAACGGAGCGCTGATTCGAAACGTCTTTCGAGGCAGTCTGACCCTGTTGCTGCTCAACAACGCGGGTGGAGGGATCTTTGAAGCCTTGCCTGCGGCCCGTTTCGATGACGTGTTCGAGAAGCATTTCGCGACCGATCAGGCGATCGATTTTGCGAATTGGGCTCGAACTTATGGATTCGAGCATCGACGCGTCGATAGCTGGAGCGAACTCGCGAAGTTGGTCCCGCAAACGAAACCGGGTATCCGGATTTTGGAGATAACGACGAATCGAAAACGAGACGTAGAGACGCGTCGGCTTTGGTTCAGCGAGATTTCCGAGGCCTTGTGA
- the rsmI gene encoding 16S rRNA (cytidine(1402)-2'-O)-methyltransferase: protein MPGENASLSPEPGHLYVVATPIGNLADITERARSLLSQVDAVACEDTRTTGAMLTRMEIRRPLFSYHDHNEAKAAEAIVEKLQAGQSIALVSDAGTPGVSDPGFRVARACRKRGLPIVPVPGPSALITLLSVSGLPTDAFFFAGFLPPKSAARKRFFEEYREFKHTIALYESCHRIQKMVKELEETLGSERVVCIGRELTKRFETIRSGPIGSIREEMETASKKGEFVVLIAPKGYEI from the coding sequence ATGCCCGGCGAAAACGCCTCTTTGAGCCCAGAGCCAGGACACCTCTACGTCGTGGCGACCCCTATCGGCAACCTGGCCGATATCACCGAACGCGCCCGGTCTCTGCTCTCGCAGGTGGACGCCGTCGCTTGCGAGGATACCCGCACCACCGGAGCCATGCTCACCCGCATGGAAATCCGGCGTCCGCTCTTCTCCTACCACGACCACAACGAAGCCAAGGCTGCGGAAGCGATCGTGGAAAAACTGCAGGCAGGCCAATCGATCGCCTTGGTTTCCGACGCTGGCACGCCGGGCGTCTCCGACCCTGGATTTCGCGTCGCCAGAGCCTGCCGCAAACGTGGACTGCCCATCGTGCCCGTGCCCGGCCCAAGCGCTCTGATCACCTTGCTTAGCGTGAGCGGGCTGCCCACCGACGCCTTCTTCTTCGCCGGATTTCTGCCTCCAAAGTCCGCCGCCCGTAAGCGCTTCTTCGAGGAGTATCGAGAGTTCAAGCACACCATCGCTCTCTACGAATCCTGCCACCGTATCCAAAAGATGGTGAAGGAGCTGGAAGAAACCCTTGGCTCCGAACGCGTGGTCTGCATCGGCCGCGAATTGACCAAGAGGTTTGAAACCATTCGCAGCGGACCGATTGGCTCGATTCGCGAAGAGATGGAAACCGCGAGCAAAAAGGGCGAGTTCGTGGTGCTCATCGCCCCTAAAGGCTATGAAATCTAG
- a CDS encoding lysophospholipid acyltransferase family protein, whose product MSTTNPYSERVFWFSHTVARTVLDHLLIGEVEGLNNVPRHGACILAVNHASHFDPPLIGCLVMREITFFARKTLWINKAASWWLDSVGTIPVDRDGDSDIKAMRATLGTLKNGGLLSLFPEGTRSKDGALQSAKPGIGLIAAKSQATVIPCRIFNSHRVLSKGKVLPNFNLRVHMRYGKPLSPEDYDPGKEAGKQRFQVVADRIMAEIAKLDRPRAKAL is encoded by the coding sequence ATGTCTACGACGAATCCCTATTCGGAACGCGTTTTCTGGTTCAGCCACACCGTGGCTCGCACGGTGCTCGACCATCTCCTGATTGGCGAGGTCGAAGGCCTGAACAACGTGCCGCGCCACGGAGCATGCATCCTGGCGGTGAACCACGCCAGCCACTTCGATCCGCCATTGATCGGCTGCCTGGTGATGCGCGAGATCACCTTCTTCGCCCGCAAGACGCTTTGGATCAACAAGGCAGCCAGCTGGTGGCTCGATAGCGTGGGCACCATTCCGGTGGATCGCGACGGAGACTCCGACATCAAAGCCATGCGGGCGACCTTGGGCACGCTCAAAAACGGCGGCCTGCTCTCGCTCTTCCCCGAGGGCACGCGCAGCAAGGACGGCGCCCTGCAGTCCGCCAAGCCGGGCATCGGCCTGATCGCCGCCAAGTCGCAGGCCACCGTCATCCCCTGCCGCATTTTCAACTCCCACCGGGTCCTCTCCAAAGGCAAGGTCCTCCCGAACTTCAATCTGCGCGTGCACATGCGCTACGGGAAGCCCCTGAGCCCCGAGGACTACGATCCAGGCAAGGAAGCGGGCAAGCAGCGCTTTCAGGTCGTGGCGGATCGCATCATGGCAGAGATCGCCAAGCTTGATCGCCCCCGAGCCAAGGCGCTGTAG
- the cmk gene encoding (d)CMP kinase — MSKSFIIVAIDGGAAAGKSSTSRALSERFKLMHVDTGSFYRATTVKLMELGVPAKAGPELGKGLNSLELDTALEGNSASIVINGWIPDQSIRSQQVNENVSHYAAIPELRKFLLDYQRDQANVARAKGFAGLVMEGRDIGSVIFPDADLRLFLFADPVKRAARRAAEGLADSIETRDKLDASRKTAPLACPEGATYLDTSEMTLEQVVDHVSTLVTAAFEEA; from the coding sequence ATGTCAAAATCATTCATCATCGTAGCCATCGACGGAGGCGCCGCAGCCGGCAAAAGCTCCACCTCTCGAGCCTTGAGCGAGCGTTTCAAGCTCATGCATGTCGATACAGGTTCCTTCTACCGAGCGACAACCGTCAAGCTGATGGAACTCGGCGTTCCTGCCAAAGCGGGTCCCGAGCTGGGAAAAGGCCTCAACTCGCTCGAACTCGATACCGCCCTCGAAGGCAACTCCGCATCCATCGTCATCAATGGCTGGATACCGGACCAGAGCATCCGAAGCCAGCAGGTCAACGAAAACGTCTCCCACTACGCGGCCATCCCCGAGCTGCGCAAGTTCCTCCTGGACTACCAGCGCGATCAGGCGAACGTGGCTCGAGCGAAAGGCTTTGCCGGTCTGGTGATGGAGGGCCGCGACATCGGCTCGGTCATCTTCCCGGACGCGGACCTGCGTCTCTTTCTCTTCGCGGACCCCGTCAAGCGCGCCGCCCGACGCGCCGCCGAGGGTCTGGCCGACAGCATCGAGACCCGCGACAAGCTCGACGCTTCCCGCAAAACCGCTCCGCTGGCCTGCCCGGAAGGAGCCACCTATCTCGATACCTCCGAGATGACGCTCGAGCAGGTCGTCGATCACGTTTCCACCTTGGTAACCGCCGCTTTCGAGGAAGCCTGA
- the aroA gene encoding 3-phosphoshikimate 1-carboxyvinyltransferase: protein MQDPYPVPPFTSPVNGSVTVPGSKSITNRALIMAALADGQTTLHNCLFSEDTEIMIRALQDLGFEVLPDPSAKSIQVTGLSGRIPNRRANLFVGNSGTSARFLTAFCCLSQDGEYTIDGVPQMRKRPIADLAETLNRLGANIETTHGFAPLTIKANGLRGGQASIDASSSSQFVSALIMAAPYSEKGIEIAMEDTSVRRGYIDMTLQMLTQFGIPESALSSSLEGYRIEAGGPYALPAGQYHIEGDASAASYFFALPLVVGGQVEIHGVTRNSLQGDIAFASRMEKAGALIEWKERCAVCRYDLNTGKAAPLLGSFYAYSDTFLTGAALAPLLDGRSSIEGIAHTRHQECDRIAAMANGLERVGQEVAETEGSLAVTPRPLKPATVATYHDHRVAMSFGVLGSVDALGDGSPWLRIEDPTCCKKTFPDFFDVLENLRQQSSR, encoded by the coding sequence ATGCAAGATCCCTATCCTGTCCCACCCTTCACTTCGCCAGTCAACGGCAGCGTCACGGTACCCGGTTCCAAAAGCATCACCAACCGGGCCCTGATCATGGCGGCCCTGGCCGATGGCCAAACCACCCTGCACAACTGCCTTTTCAGCGAGGACACGGAAATCATGATCCGAGCCCTGCAGGATCTAGGCTTCGAGGTCCTGCCCGACCCCTCTGCCAAGTCTATACAGGTCACCGGTCTGAGCGGTCGCATCCCGAACCGTCGGGCAAATCTCTTCGTGGGAAACTCCGGCACCTCCGCTCGCTTCCTGACCGCATTCTGCTGCCTGTCTCAAGATGGCGAATACACCATCGACGGCGTGCCTCAAATGCGCAAGCGGCCGATCGCCGACCTGGCCGAAACGCTCAATCGACTTGGAGCAAACATCGAAACCACCCACGGTTTCGCCCCACTGACCATCAAGGCGAACGGTCTCCGTGGCGGGCAAGCCAGCATAGACGCCTCCAGCAGCAGCCAGTTCGTCTCCGCCCTCATCATGGCCGCTCCCTACTCGGAAAAAGGCATCGAAATCGCCATGGAGGACACCTCCGTGCGCCGTGGCTACATCGACATGACCCTGCAGATGCTGACCCAGTTCGGCATACCGGAGAGCGCCTTGTCCTCCAGCCTGGAAGGCTACCGCATCGAAGCGGGCGGCCCCTACGCGCTCCCAGCAGGCCAGTACCACATCGAGGGAGACGCCTCGGCCGCCAGCTATTTTTTCGCCCTGCCGCTAGTGGTCGGCGGACAAGTGGAAATCCACGGCGTCACCAGGAACTCCTTGCAAGGCGACATCGCCTTCGCTTCGCGTATGGAAAAAGCGGGTGCACTGATAGAATGGAAAGAGCGATGCGCAGTCTGTCGCTACGATCTGAATACAGGCAAAGCAGCTCCGCTCCTTGGCAGCTTCTATGCCTACTCCGACACCTTTCTCACCGGAGCGGCCTTGGCGCCTCTGCTCGACGGCCGCAGCTCCATCGAGGGGATCGCCCACACGCGTCATCAGGAATGCGATCGCATCGCAGCCATGGCGAATGGCTTGGAGCGCGTCGGACAGGAGGTCGCCGAGACCGAAGGCAGCCTTGCCGTGACACCGCGACCCTTGAAACCCGCCACAGTCGCCACCTACCATGACCATCGAGTCGCCATGAGCTTCGGCGTGCTCGGCAGCGTGGACGCCTTGGGCGACGGATCGCCCTGGCTGCGGATCGAGGACCCGACCTGCTGCAAGAAGACGTTTCCCGACTTCTTCGATGTATTGGAAAACTTGAGACAGCAATCCTCAAGGTAG
- a CDS encoding prephenate dehydrogenase/arogenate dehydrogenase family protein, producing MFDTLTIIAPGLLGASLAMAAHQKKLARKIAIYARRQEAVDALNEQPWCDFASTDLTAACQDSDMIVLCAPVERIITLAEQIAPGLSRNPIVTDVGSVKADIVQRCETALAGKARFVGSHPMAGSEKTGMENACSDLFEQRVCFVTPSHATDPQALQTTVAFWKAVGSTVLEETPDNHDRIVAQVSHLPHLLASALASFLQSSQPRAGDLCGNGLRDTTRIASGHPELWGQIVSQNRKEILRAIADFQSHLSAVSDAIASENDAQVLDMLSRGKQFRDSL from the coding sequence GTGTTTGACACCCTGACCATCATCGCCCCAGGCCTGCTCGGCGCCTCGCTCGCCATGGCCGCCCACCAAAAGAAACTGGCCCGAAAGATCGCTATCTACGCTCGACGCCAGGAAGCGGTCGACGCCCTAAACGAACAGCCTTGGTGCGACTTCGCCTCCACCGATCTCACCGCCGCTTGCCAGGACTCCGACATGATCGTGCTCTGCGCCCCGGTCGAACGCATCATCACCTTGGCCGAGCAGATCGCTCCCGGCCTCTCCCGAAATCCCATCGTCACGGACGTGGGCAGCGTAAAAGCGGACATCGTGCAACGTTGCGAAACCGCCCTCGCCGGCAAGGCCCGCTTCGTGGGCTCCCACCCGATGGCCGGTTCGGAAAAGACCGGCATGGAAAACGCCTGCAGCGACCTCTTCGAGCAGCGCGTCTGCTTCGTCACTCCTTCACACGCCACCGACCCGCAGGCCCTCCAGACCACCGTCGCCTTCTGGAAAGCCGTCGGATCGACCGTGCTCGAGGAAACGCCCGACAATCACGATCGCATCGTGGCTCAGGTCAGCCATCTCCCTCACCTGCTCGCTTCCGCTCTGGCCTCATTCCTCCAGAGCAGCCAGCCGCGAGCGGGCGATCTCTGCGGAAACGGCTTGCGCGACACGACCCGCATCGCTTCCGGCCACCCCGAGCTTTGGGGGCAGATCGTTTCGCAAAACCGCAAGGAGATTCTGCGGGCCATCGCCGACTTTCAGAGCCATCTCAGCGCCGTGAGCGACGCCATCGCATCGGAAAACGACGCCCAAGTTCTCGACATGCTCAGCCGAGGAAAACAGTTTCGCGATAGCCTCTAG